The Thioalkalivibrio sulfidiphilus HL-EbGr7 genome includes a window with the following:
- the prsK gene encoding XrtA/PEP-CTERM system histidine kinase PrsK encodes MNIGLTGYLLSAIAFSALLAILLIGWRRPGPVGHVLMWAVAVSVLWSVLFAWQWSRPVFNPGFLFIIEVFRDSAWLGFLWLLNWKATGPEDRARRYLAAIGLVAGVIALALVVRFVISPAIVSDEPLRDLLLLGKLGLALCLLVMIEHLLRSTSSADRWQVKYVALGLGCVYVFEFYIHAEALMLGGMSQHMLDARGYIFALMAPLIAISAARNPRWELDVFVSRGVVFQGVTLMAAGLYLVIMAAAGYYVRVFGGDWGTVLQVVFLFAALMVLVGALLSERLRARLRVFVSKHFFSYRFDYRDEWLRFIATMSATDSHEDLPVRVIRALANIVDSGGGQIWLRDGGRTYQLAGAIGMPGQVATGIAIDDPLPVFLHDSEWIVDLPEYLQYPERYGNLVLPSVLDDKDAVWLIVPLFHDQDLMGFVVLMPSLSVSRLTWEERDLLKTAGLQAATHLAQLDASRALAEVRQFEGFNRLSAYVLHDLKNLIAQLSLVVSNARRHGDNPAFLKDAIATVENAVNRMNRLMEQLRNGDVEPRYQIVDLVDLSIQAVNSRSTHRPVPELEVGGGPFVVRGVRDRLLSVINHLIQNAQEATPPDGEVRVYLWRDADQVYLSVKDTGCGMDADFVRNRLFKPFDTTKGLTGMGIGAYECRELVRFLGGNVQVKSEPGKGTEIQIQLPSDVGDRSGITDATR; translated from the coding sequence ATGAACATCGGCCTGACCGGCTACCTCCTGTCCGCCATTGCCTTTTCGGCGCTGCTGGCAATCCTGCTGATCGGCTGGAGACGTCCGGGCCCCGTGGGACATGTCTTGATGTGGGCGGTCGCCGTCAGCGTGCTCTGGTCTGTCCTGTTCGCCTGGCAGTGGAGCAGGCCCGTCTTCAATCCCGGCTTCCTGTTCATCATCGAGGTGTTCCGGGACAGCGCCTGGCTCGGCTTCCTGTGGCTGTTGAACTGGAAAGCCACGGGGCCTGAGGATCGAGCCAGACGGTATCTGGCCGCCATCGGTCTGGTGGCGGGCGTGATCGCCCTTGCGCTGGTGGTCCGCTTTGTCATCTCGCCTGCCATTGTCAGCGATGAACCGCTGCGTGATTTGTTGCTTCTTGGCAAGCTTGGCCTTGCCCTGTGCCTGCTCGTGATGATTGAGCATCTGCTGCGTTCCACCAGTTCCGCAGACCGGTGGCAGGTTAAGTACGTGGCCCTCGGTCTGGGGTGCGTCTACGTCTTCGAGTTCTATATCCATGCCGAGGCGCTGATGCTCGGCGGCATGTCCCAGCACATGCTGGATGCGCGCGGTTACATCTTCGCGCTGATGGCACCGCTCATCGCCATCTCGGCCGCGCGCAATCCTCGCTGGGAGCTGGACGTGTTCGTCTCCCGAGGTGTGGTGTTCCAGGGCGTGACCCTGATGGCGGCAGGTCTGTATCTAGTGATCATGGCCGCCGCCGGGTACTACGTGCGTGTCTTCGGCGGCGACTGGGGCACAGTACTGCAGGTGGTGTTCCTGTTCGCGGCCCTCATGGTGCTGGTCGGCGCACTGTTGTCCGAGAGGCTGCGTGCCCGGCTGCGTGTGTTTGTCAGCAAGCACTTTTTCAGTTACCGCTTCGATTATCGTGACGAGTGGCTGCGGTTCATCGCCACCATGTCGGCCACAGATAGCCACGAGGATCTACCGGTCCGGGTGATCAGGGCGCTGGCCAATATCGTGGACAGTGGCGGGGGGCAGATCTGGTTGCGGGATGGTGGCCGAACCTATCAGCTGGCGGGCGCCATTGGTATGCCTGGGCAGGTGGCGACCGGGATTGCGATAGACGACCCATTGCCGGTATTCCTGCACGACTCTGAATGGATCGTGGATCTTCCTGAATATCTTCAGTATCCAGAACGCTACGGGAACCTGGTACTGCCGTCCGTGCTGGACGATAAGGATGCCGTTTGGCTCATCGTGCCCCTGTTTCATGACCAGGATCTGATGGGCTTCGTGGTGCTCATGCCGTCGCTTTCCGTATCCCGCTTGACCTGGGAAGAGCGGGATCTGCTCAAGACCGCGGGCCTACAGGCGGCCACGCACCTGGCCCAACTGGATGCGTCTCGTGCGCTCGCGGAGGTCCGCCAATTCGAGGGCTTCAATCGCCTCTCGGCGTATGTGCTCCATGATCTCAAGAATCTCATTGCCCAACTTTCATTGGTGGTCAGCAATGCCAGGCGACATGGTGACAACCCTGCGTTCCTGAAGGATGCCATTGCGACGGTGGAGAACGCGGTCAATCGCATGAACCGGCTCATGGAGCAGCTCAGGAACGGCGATGTGGAGCCCAGGTATCAGATCGTCGATCTAGTTGATCTGTCCATCCAGGCCGTTAATAGCCGCTCTACGCACAGGCCAGTTCCTGAACTTGAGGTCGGAGGAGGTCCGTTTGTCGTACGAGGAGTCCGCGATAGGTTGCTATCTGTGATCAATCATCTGATACAGAATGCACAGGAGGCAACACCGCCGGATGGGGAGGTGCGGGTATATCTATGGCGAGATGCGGACCAAGTATATCTTTCCGTGAAGGATACGGGGTGCGGTATGGATGCGGATTTTGTTCGCAATCGTTTGTTCAAGCCATTTGATACCACAAAGGGGTTGACGGGGATGGGTATCGGAGCTTACGAATGCCGTGAGCTAGTGCGTTTCCTCGGCGGCAATGTTCAAGTGAAGAGTGAACCTGGCAAGGGCACTGAGATTCAAATCCAGCTGCCCTCCGACGTGGGAGATAGGTCTGGTATTACAGACGCGACGCGATGA
- a CDS encoding TIGR03013 family XrtA/PEP-CTERM system glycosyltransferase, giving the protein MTQKAEYKAAVPSESGMSGFSGPDRRRAGERGSVQAPEHGGGTVTMLPVAEPARRQKPRGIRLKHSHVQILGRELSTPLVVLAMAEAVIIMAAFYLAVQFRFPQGAAPVVFDGLGLKLVIFAAVNMLAMLSMGLYRRGFRDSTLAVVLRVVGAFALGAAMLAALFYAFPSLLFGRGIMVLAMAGAFAGVIVTRLVGVRLLDLDALKRRVLVLGAGNTATLFNRLRRRSDRRGFELFGFVPQAQEVSLVPQDSLVHLDQPLDQYVRAHQIDDVVIAMDDPRGGFPVDELMACKMNGVNVLDVSDFFEREGGFLKLDILRPSTMIFSRGFRQCLYRDYAKRMLDVATSLVLLALAWPLMLLTALGIWIESRGKGSVLFRQVRVGQNGKPFTLTKFRSMVMDAEGDGVARWAQKQDPRVTRFGNFMRKTRLDELPQLFNVLRGDMSFVGPRPERPEFVEQLAAKLPYYHHRHWVKPGLTGWAQINYPYGASEKDAFEKLQYDLYYVKNQSIALDLLTIIQTVEVVLWGRGSR; this is encoded by the coding sequence ATGACGCAGAAAGCTGAATACAAGGCCGCAGTCCCCAGTGAGTCGGGCATGTCCGGCTTCAGCGGCCCGGATCGCAGGCGGGCAGGCGAACGCGGATCCGTCCAGGCGCCCGAGCATGGCGGCGGTACGGTCACCATGCTGCCGGTCGCTGAGCCTGCAAGACGTCAGAAACCACGCGGCATCCGCCTCAAACACAGTCACGTCCAGATCCTCGGGCGCGAACTCTCCACCCCCCTGGTGGTGCTGGCCATGGCCGAGGCCGTGATCATCATGGCGGCCTTCTATCTCGCCGTGCAGTTTCGTTTCCCCCAGGGCGCGGCCCCCGTTGTTTTTGATGGCCTGGGCCTGAAGCTGGTGATCTTTGCCGCCGTAAACATGCTGGCCATGCTCAGCATGGGTCTCTACCGGCGCGGGTTCCGGGATTCCACCCTTGCGGTGGTCCTGCGTGTGGTCGGCGCGTTCGCCCTGGGTGCCGCGATGCTGGCTGCACTGTTCTATGCCTTTCCCTCGCTCCTGTTCGGTCGCGGCATCATGGTGCTGGCCATGGCAGGTGCCTTTGCGGGCGTGATCGTGACCCGTCTGGTCGGTGTGCGTCTGCTGGATCTGGACGCGCTCAAGCGTCGGGTGCTGGTGCTGGGTGCGGGGAACACCGCCACCCTGTTCAACCGGCTGCGCCGTCGCAGTGATCGGCGCGGTTTTGAGCTCTTCGGGTTTGTGCCCCAGGCTCAGGAAGTGAGTCTGGTGCCACAGGACAGCCTGGTGCATCTGGATCAGCCCCTGGACCAGTACGTGCGCGCCCACCAGATCGATGATGTGGTCATCGCCATGGATGATCCTCGCGGCGGGTTCCCGGTGGATGAACTGATGGCCTGCAAGATGAACGGGGTCAACGTGCTGGATGTCTCGGATTTCTTTGAACGGGAGGGCGGGTTCCTCAAGCTGGATATCCTGCGCCCGAGCACCATGATCTTCTCCCGGGGCTTCCGTCAGTGCCTGTACCGGGACTACGCCAAGCGCATGCTGGATGTTGCGACCAGTCTGGTTCTGCTCGCATTGGCCTGGCCCCTGATGCTGCTGACGGCGCTGGGCATCTGGATCGAGAGCCGGGGCAAGGGGTCAGTGCTGTTCCGTCAGGTGCGGGTCGGGCAGAACGGCAAGCCGTTCACCCTGACCAAGTTTCGCAGCATGGTCATGGATGCCGAGGGGGATGGCGTGGCCCGCTGGGCCCAGAAGCAGGACCCGCGCGTGACCCGCTTTGGCAATTTCATGCGCAAGACGCGCCTTGATGAACTGCCGCAGCTGTTCAACGTGTTGCGGGGTGACATGAGCTTTGTGGGTCCGCGTCCGGAACGCCCGGAATTCGTGGAACAGCTGGCCGCCAAGCTGCCCTATTACCATCACCGTCACTGGGTCAAGCCGGGCCTGACCGGCTGGGCGCAGATCAACTATCCCTACGGCGCTTCCGAGAAGGATGCCTTCGAGAAGCTCCAGTACGATCTCTACTATGTGAAAAACCAGAGCATCGCACTGGACCTGCTCACCATCATCCAGACCGTTGAAGTGGTCCTGTGGGGCAGGGGTTCCCGCTAA
- a CDS encoding SPOR domain-containing protein, with product MRTLVLILVLLNGAYLYWQTQVKPPREAGTPVESLETRNATRLVLLSERIAGPAPEAPASPETLGTAPRWHCETVGPFVSRMEAQTLSAQLEAQGLMGDLRSVSREIVSSYWVFLPPRATREAALNLARDLAGRGLLDLYVIGEGEHRNGISLGLFSEHERARRRVEQVEAMGYGPRIEARTRTQTLYWLDLAGPEESYADVTLPDGVNRMERACPPLVVP from the coding sequence ATGCGAACCCTGGTCCTGATTCTGGTGCTGCTCAACGGGGCGTATCTGTACTGGCAGACCCAGGTCAAGCCGCCCCGGGAGGCCGGCACCCCGGTCGAGAGCCTCGAGACCCGTAACGCCACCCGGCTGGTACTCCTGTCCGAACGTATTGCCGGGCCTGCGCCTGAAGCCCCGGCGAGCCCGGAAACGCTCGGCACTGCTCCGCGCTGGCATTGCGAAACCGTCGGACCGTTCGTATCACGGATGGAGGCCCAGACCCTCAGCGCCCAGCTGGAGGCTCAGGGGCTGATGGGGGACCTGCGCAGCGTCAGCCGGGAGATCGTCTCCAGTTACTGGGTATTCCTGCCGCCACGGGCGACCCGCGAGGCCGCGCTCAACCTGGCCCGGGACCTGGCCGGGCGCGGTCTGCTGGATCTCTATGTCATCGGTGAGGGGGAGCACCGCAACGGTATCTCCCTGGGCCTGTTTTCCGAGCACGAACGGGCCAGAAGGCGTGTGGAGCAGGTCGAGGCCATGGGTTACGGGCCACGTATCGAGGCGCGTACCCGCACTCAGACCCTCTACTGGCTGGATCTGGCCGGACCCGAGGAATCCTACGCCGATGTCACCCTGCCCGATGGGGTCAACCGCATGGAGCGGGCCTGCCCGCCCCTTGTGGTGCCTTGA
- a CDS encoding type III pantothenate kinase yields MKRLLLDAGNSRIKWALVGAPGQDPPRGVVSPDADGLEALGRGLSHHSGPESIHVISVRDEGFFAEFRSYCTQRGWPVPQLHQAVREAHGIRNAYADPGRLGADRFAAMVGARQLFEGSLVVIDCGTALTLDAVTPDGAHLGGVILPGLRLMAIALGQGTAQVGDTPDGPPALLADNTAGAVAGGALYGTAAAVDGLCERIQSNLSDAPRRILCGGDAPRILSQLQGRYEYCPWLVLQGLDVMTGGRACEPWS; encoded by the coding sequence ATGAAACGCCTCCTGCTGGATGCAGGCAATAGTCGCATCAAGTGGGCCCTGGTCGGCGCTCCCGGGCAGGATCCGCCGCGGGGTGTCGTGTCCCCTGATGCCGACGGCCTGGAGGCATTGGGCAGGGGTCTTTCGCACCATTCCGGTCCGGAATCGATTCACGTGATCAGTGTCAGGGATGAGGGTTTCTTCGCGGAATTCCGCAGTTATTGCACACAACGGGGCTGGCCGGTGCCGCAGTTGCACCAGGCCGTCCGCGAGGCGCACGGCATCCGCAACGCTTACGCTGACCCGGGGCGCTTGGGTGCGGATCGCTTTGCGGCCATGGTCGGCGCTCGGCAACTGTTCGAGGGCAGTCTGGTGGTGATCGACTGCGGCACCGCCCTGACCCTGGATGCGGTCACACCCGATGGTGCGCACCTGGGGGGGGTGATCCTGCCAGGCCTCAGGCTTATGGCGATCGCCCTGGGGCAGGGGACTGCCCAGGTGGGTGACACGCCGGATGGGCCGCCGGCCCTGCTGGCGGACAATACCGCCGGCGCGGTGGCGGGAGGGGCGTTGTATGGTACGGCTGCGGCGGTGGACGGACTCTGCGAGCGCATTCAGTCGAATCTGTCAGATGCCCCGAGACGCATTCTTTGTGGCGGGGATGCGCCGCGCATCCTGAGTCAGCTCCAGGGCCGTTACGAATACTGTCCCTGGCTGGTGCTGCAGGGGCTGGACGTGATGACGGGGGGGCGTGCATGCGAACCCTGGTCCTGA
- a CDS encoding biotin--[acetyl-CoA-carboxylase] ligase: MCLLQALADGRPHPATALPGAWHASRRKDALERLDRWGLGVVRDQAGMLRLQRPVELLAEERIYQALSEDLRARLRLHVFPELDSTSVWLGRLDADSGDVACFAEHQSAGRGRRGRGWQMPFGGGLAMSLRRDVSHWPGVPPRLTLALGVALAEALGHDEIGLKWPNDLVARGRKLGGILVELRRREQRSVLVVGLGLNLALPADAAIDQPWIDLAGLMGTGLPPRNALAGHLLEALSRALDDFYAQPAETLLARWSRYDVLSGVPVRVTSAMDEVLEGVARGVDSEGRLRVVGQDREWLLDAGEVSVRRALP; the protein is encoded by the coding sequence ATGTGTCTGCTGCAGGCGCTGGCAGACGGGCGGCCACATCCCGCGACAGCGCTTCCCGGCGCCTGGCACGCGTCTCGACGCAAGGACGCGCTTGAGCGACTGGATCGCTGGGGTCTTGGTGTCGTGCGCGACCAGGCCGGTATGCTGCGGCTCCAACGCCCCGTCGAACTCCTCGCGGAAGAGCGTATCTACCAGGCGCTTTCCGAGGATCTGCGTGCCAGATTGCGCCTGCACGTGTTCCCGGAGCTGGATTCCACCAGCGTCTGGCTCGGGCGACTGGATGCTGATAGCGGCGATGTCGCTTGTTTCGCGGAACACCAGAGCGCCGGACGGGGCCGGCGCGGCAGGGGGTGGCAGATGCCCTTCGGTGGCGGGTTGGCCATGAGCCTGCGTCGGGATGTCTCCCACTGGCCGGGGGTGCCGCCACGGCTGACGCTCGCCCTGGGCGTGGCTCTGGCCGAGGCGCTGGGTCATGACGAGATCGGTTTGAAGTGGCCCAATGATCTGGTCGCCCGCGGCCGCAAGCTCGGCGGTATCCTGGTTGAACTGCGCAGGCGGGAGCAGCGCTCTGTGTTGGTAGTCGGCCTGGGACTCAATCTGGCATTGCCCGCGGATGCTGCCATCGATCAACCCTGGATCGACCTCGCCGGACTCATGGGGACTGGCCTGCCGCCGAGGAATGCACTGGCGGGTCATCTGCTTGAGGCCCTTTCCCGGGCACTCGACGATTTCTACGCTCAACCGGCCGAGACCCTCCTGGCTCGCTGGTCCCGCTACGATGTGTTGTCCGGGGTTCCGGTCAGGGTGACTTCAGCCATGGATGAGGTGCTCGAGGGCGTGGCCCGTGGGGTGGATTCAGAAGGTCGGTTGCGGGTCGTGGGTCAGGATCGCGAGTGGTTGCTGGATGCGGGCGAGGTCAGTGTCAGGCGGGCGCTGCCATGA
- a CDS encoding lytic transglycosylase domain-containing protein, which produces MSPFHRTFLNCALTSAVFVGAAAPAALMAQGQIHIHRSPDGTQWFTDRRNMGPDYTYVGSYGRPTASHSCHGITPTILAQRAEPYLTTVRHYATHYGIDPNLVRAVITVESCFDRQAVSRVGAQGLMQLMPATARELGVQNSFDALDNIRGGIRYLHRMLQEFDQDITLALAAYNAGPGAVRRHNGVPPFNETRNYITRVMDHYERLAGTAQTSTP; this is translated from the coding sequence ATGTCACCATTTCACAGAACCTTCCTGAACTGTGCGCTGACCAGCGCCGTGTTTGTCGGCGCGGCTGCGCCAGCCGCGCTCATGGCGCAGGGCCAGATACATATCCATCGCAGCCCGGACGGCACCCAGTGGTTCACCGACCGGCGCAACATGGGGCCCGACTATACCTACGTGGGATCCTACGGGCGACCGACCGCAAGTCACTCCTGTCATGGCATCACGCCGACCATCCTGGCGCAAAGGGCTGAACCCTATCTCACCACCGTGCGGCATTATGCTACCCACTATGGCATCGATCCGAACCTGGTCCGTGCAGTCATCACGGTGGAGTCCTGCTTCGACCGCCAGGCGGTCTCCCGGGTCGGCGCCCAGGGGCTGATGCAGCTGATGCCGGCGACTGCGCGGGAGCTGGGAGTGCAGAACAGCTTCGATGCCCTCGACAACATCCGGGGCGGTATTCGCTATCTGCATCGGATGCTGCAGGAGTTTGACCAGGACATCACCCTGGCCCTGGCCGCCTACAACGCTGGCCCTGGTGCAGTGCGCCGACACAACGGTGTCCCACCCTTCAACGAAACCCGCAATTACATCACCCGCGTCATGGATCACTACGAACGACTGGCGGGTACGGCCCAGACCTCAACACCCTGA
- the tyrS gene encoding tyrosine--tRNA ligase, which produces MPGFSDQLDLIRRGSHEILLEDELKQRLESGRPLRIKAGFDPTAPDLHLGHTVLLNKLRQFQDLGHEAIFLIGDFTGMIGDPTGKSATRPPLTRDEVIDNARTYEGQIFKILDPEKTLVMFNSSWMGEMSSADMIQLAAKHTVARMLERDDFHKRYSSGQPIAIHEFLYPLVQGYDSVALKADVELGGTDQKFNLLVGRELQKHYGQPPQVVMTMPILEGLDGVQKMSKSLGNYIGINEAPDEMFGKLMSVSDELMWRYFELLSFRPMQDIEVFRDRIAAGENPRDIKFLLGEELVERFHGARAAGEVRGRFIDRFQKGAMPEDIPGVTVAAPSDGLPLPNLLKEAGLVGSTSEAMRMIRQGAVRRDGERVEDPGLKFEAGSEAVYQVGKRRFARVRLVS; this is translated from the coding sequence ATGCCCGGATTTTCCGACCAGCTGGACCTGATCCGGCGCGGCAGTCACGAGATCCTGCTTGAGGACGAGCTCAAGCAGCGGCTCGAATCGGGACGCCCCCTGCGCATCAAGGCGGGCTTCGATCCGACCGCCCCGGACCTGCACCTGGGTCACACCGTGCTGCTCAACAAGCTGCGCCAGTTCCAGGACCTGGGTCACGAGGCCATCTTCCTGATCGGGGACTTCACCGGCATGATCGGTGACCCCACCGGCAAGAGCGCCACCCGCCCGCCCCTGACCCGGGACGAGGTGATCGACAACGCCCGTACCTACGAGGGCCAGATCTTCAAGATCCTGGACCCGGAAAAGACCCTGGTGATGTTCAACTCCTCCTGGATGGGGGAGATGAGTTCCGCCGACATGATCCAGCTGGCCGCCAAGCATACCGTGGCGCGCATGCTGGAACGTGACGACTTCCACAAACGCTACAGTTCGGGTCAGCCTATCGCCATTCATGAATTCCTATACCCGCTGGTCCAGGGCTATGACTCCGTGGCCCTCAAGGCCGACGTGGAGCTGGGCGGCACGGACCAGAAGTTCAACCTGCTGGTGGGACGCGAGCTGCAGAAGCACTACGGCCAGCCCCCCCAGGTGGTCATGACCATGCCGATCCTCGAGGGTCTGGACGGGGTGCAGAAGATGTCCAAGTCCCTGGGCAACTACATCGGCATCAACGAGGCCCCGGATGAGATGTTCGGCAAGCTCATGTCGGTGTCCGATGAACTCATGTGGCGCTACTTCGAGCTGCTGTCCTTCCGGCCCATGCAGGACATCGAGGTTTTCCGTGACCGGATCGCCGCGGGCGAGAATCCCCGGGACATCAAGTTCCTGCTGGGCGAGGAGCTGGTGGAGCGCTTCCACGGTGCCAGGGCGGCCGGCGAGGTGCGCGGGCGCTTCATCGACCGGTTCCAGAAAGGCGCCATGCCCGAAGACATCCCCGGCGTGACCGTCGCTGCCCCGTCCGATGGCCTGCCGCTGCCCAATCTGCTCAAGGAGGCCGGACTGGTGGGCAGCACCTCCGAGGCCATGCGCATGATCCGACAGGGCGCGGTGCGGCGGGATGGAGAGCGGGTGGAGGATCCGGGGCTGAAATTCGAGGCCGGCAGCGAGGCCGTGTACCAGGTTGGCAAGCGCCGGTTTGCCCGTGTGCGGCTTGTTTCCTGA
- a CDS encoding peptidoglycan DD-metalloendopeptidase family protein, translating to MSGLVLLGVVLAKNQDTTPATALELAEQPIPAVEAVHDTEKHVSGTRIQMALALPEPPSVRASSNIDVEAALQAEAQEDALGEAEIDTAPEMATDAGEWNEVVVQRGDTLSAIFSRLEIHSQLNPILSLGDQVSLLRSIHPGEKIRALKVDGSLQELVYEPSRTRQLHVIRGDDGYQAREVERPLETRITQASGVIQSSLFQAGMDAGMSQTLIMSMANIFGWDIDFALDIREGDQFTVIYEQLFQDGEFVRDGAVLAAEFVNRGTAFQALRYTRPDGHTDYYSPDGRSMRKAFLRTPVEFARISSRFGSRRHPILHTMRQHRGVDYAAPTGTPIRASGDGRIAYRGSRGGYGKTIVIQHGQQYQTLYAHMNGFARNTAVGERVRQGQVIGYVGSTGMATGPHLHYEFLVNGVHRDPLTVRLPDAEPLPDRYMSDFKAKTAPLLAQIEMLNSLTLAGSSR from the coding sequence GTGTCGGGGCTGGTCCTGCTGGGCGTGGTTCTGGCCAAGAATCAGGACACAACGCCCGCCACCGCCCTTGAACTGGCTGAGCAGCCGATACCAGCCGTCGAGGCCGTGCATGATACCGAAAAGCACGTCAGCGGCACACGCATCCAGATGGCCCTTGCCCTGCCGGAACCCCCTTCTGTCCGCGCCTCCAGCAACATCGATGTGGAAGCAGCACTCCAGGCCGAGGCTCAGGAAGATGCTCTGGGCGAGGCCGAGATCGACACAGCGCCTGAAATGGCCACCGATGCCGGTGAGTGGAACGAGGTGGTGGTGCAGCGGGGAGACACCCTGTCCGCCATCTTCAGCCGCCTGGAGATCCACAGCCAGCTCAACCCCATCCTATCCCTGGGGGATCAGGTCTCTCTGCTGCGCTCCATTCATCCGGGCGAGAAGATCCGCGCCCTCAAGGTGGATGGTAGCCTGCAGGAACTGGTCTACGAGCCGAGCCGCACCCGCCAGCTGCACGTGATCCGGGGCGACGACGGCTACCAGGCACGGGAAGTGGAACGCCCCCTGGAGACGCGCATCACCCAGGCCAGCGGCGTGATCCAGTCCTCGCTGTTCCAGGCCGGCATGGATGCGGGCATGTCCCAGACCCTGATCATGTCCATGGCCAACATCTTCGGCTGGGACATCGACTTCGCCCTGGATATTCGCGAGGGTGACCAGTTCACGGTGATCTACGAGCAGCTCTTCCAGGACGGCGAGTTCGTACGCGACGGCGCGGTACTGGCCGCGGAGTTCGTCAACCGGGGCACCGCCTTCCAGGCCCTGCGCTACACCCGCCCGGACGGACACACCGATTACTACTCACCGGATGGTCGCAGTATGCGCAAGGCCTTCCTGCGCACCCCCGTGGAGTTCGCCCGCATCAGCTCCCGCTTCGGCAGCCGGCGTCATCCCATCCTGCACACCATGCGCCAGCACCGGGGCGTGGACTACGCCGCCCCCACTGGTACGCCGATCCGCGCCTCCGGTGACGGTCGGATCGCCTACCGGGGCAGCCGGGGCGGCTACGGCAAGACCATCGTCATTCAGCATGGTCAGCAATACCAGACCCTGTATGCCCACATGAACGGCTTCGCCCGCAATACCGCTGTCGGTGAGCGGGTGCGCCAGGGCCAGGTGATCGGTTACGTGGGCAGCACGGGCATGGCCACCGGGCCCCACCTGCACTACGAATTCCTGGTCAACGGCGTGCACCGCGACCCGCTGACCGTGCGCCTGCCCGACGCAGAGCCCCTGCCTGATAGGTACATGAGCGACTTCAAGGCCAAGACCGCTCCCCTGCTGGCACAGATCGAGATGCTCAACAGCCTGACCCTGGCCGGATCTTCCCGGTGA
- a CDS encoding anhydro-N-acetylmuramic acid kinase: protein MSALYAGLISGTSMDAVDAVLVDLPEQGPLRCLAALAYPIPPDLHARLKRLADPAAGAGLDELGEADVLTGELFAEAALAVIEAAGVSTDAVVAIGSHGQTVRHRPEANPPFTLQIGNPHRIAQRTGITTVADFRQRDMAAGGQGAPLVPAFHRAVFGAAHESRVVINIGGIANITRLPAQGMAPVIGFDTGPGNTLMDGWIRRHRNLPYDSDGAWARQGLILDDLLQRLLADPYLALPAPKSTGPEHFSPAWLEAHLSDLTARPEDIQRTLLEFTARSIARAVDAFAADSVRALVCGGGAHNGLLMERLAALMPGRQVTDTAAMGVDPDWVEAMAFAWLAREALQGRPGNIREVTGAREDVILGGIFPGRDKRQDPRDK from the coding sequence ATGAGCGCCCTCTACGCGGGCCTCATCTCCGGAACCAGCATGGACGCCGTGGATGCGGTGCTGGTGGACCTGCCCGAGCAAGGCCCGCTGCGCTGCCTGGCCGCCCTGGCCTACCCGATACCCCCTGATCTGCACGCCCGCCTCAAGCGCCTCGCGGATCCCGCGGCAGGTGCCGGCCTGGATGAACTGGGGGAAGCGGACGTACTCACCGGTGAATTGTTCGCCGAGGCCGCACTGGCGGTGATCGAGGCGGCCGGCGTCAGCACAGACGCGGTTGTCGCCATCGGCAGTCATGGCCAGACGGTGCGCCACCGCCCCGAGGCCAACCCGCCCTTTACCCTGCAGATCGGCAACCCCCACCGCATCGCCCAGCGTACCGGCATCACCACCGTGGCGGATTTCCGCCAGCGTGACATGGCTGCGGGTGGCCAGGGCGCACCGCTGGTACCGGCCTTTCACCGCGCCGTGTTCGGTGCGGCGCACGAGTCCCGGGTGGTGATCAACATCGGCGGCATCGCCAACATCACCCGCCTGCCCGCCCAGGGGATGGCACCGGTCATCGGCTTCGACACCGGGCCCGGGAATACCCTGATGGACGGCTGGATACGCCGGCACCGGAACCTGCCCTACGATTCGGATGGCGCCTGGGCACGGCAGGGATTGATCCTCGATGATCTCCTGCAGCGCCTGCTGGCGGACCCCTACCTGGCCCTGCCCGCCCCCAAGAGCACCGGTCCCGAGCATTTCAGCCCCGCATGGCTGGAGGCACACCTGAGCGACCTGACCGCCAGGCCCGAGGACATCCAGCGCACCCTGCTGGAGTTCACCGCCCGCAGCATCGCCCGGGCCGTGGATGCCTTTGCCGCGGACAGCGTGCGCGCCCTGGTCTGTGGCGGAGGGGCCCACAACGGCCTGCTCATGGAGCGCCTGGCGGCACTGATGCCGGGACGGCAGGTCACGGACACCGCCGCAATGGGTGTCGACCCGGATTGGGTGGAGGCGATGGCCTTCGCCTGGCTGGCGAGGGAAGCCCTGCAGGGGCGGCCTGGGAATATAAGGGAAGTCACTGGCGCCCGTGAGGACGTAATCCTGGGTGGCATCTTTCCGGGCAGAGACAAGAGACAAGATCCAAGAGACAAGTAA